The following DNA comes from Chitinivibrionia bacterium.
AAATGCAAAATTTGCAAATTTGATTTTGAAGAAATTTACGGTGAAATCGGGAAAGGTATTATACACGTTCACCATATAACGAAAATAGCTGAAATGCCCGAAGAATATGAAATAAATCCTGTTGATGGACTAATACCAGTGTGCCCCAATTGTCACGCAGTTATTCATTCAATAAAACACGCACACACTCCGCTACAAATAAAAAATGCTCTTGATAAAGCGAAACAACAAAAAGGAGACTAAAAATGAAACTAACCGCCTTGCTAAAATCATTGGCGCTGACAGCACTCTTTACTGTTAGCGCGTTCGCCCAAATTACCGTTGCCAACTGGAACGCTGAAGCCATCAGCATAGCAACCGCCGCCGACCTCCGAGAATTGGCTACCAGAGTAAACGGCGGCAATAACTTCTCAGGCAGAACAATAACACTTGCAAATAATATTGACTTAGATGGTACGCCTGAGTGGGTGCCGATTGGCAATACAGAGGCGCGGGCATTTATGGGAACATTCGACGGCAACGGACGAACTGTTAGTGGTGTAAAAATCAACAACACGAGCACAGACGGTAATCTTGGCTTCTTCGGCGTTGTCGGCAACAGTGGAGTAGTGCGTAATTTATCGCTCAACGTAAATATTAATGGCAACAATTTGGTAGGTGCGATTGCGGCGATAAATCGAGGAACGATTGAAGAAGTTCGTGCTTCGGGTAGAGTTGTCGCGCCGATTGTTGGCGGATTGGTTGCTGAAAATCGAGGGATTATAAGGAATTTCTATTCCACAACACTGGTAGTGCCTGCCACTGCGGAAGATAATTTACCTGCAATATTTCGTTTTCCGCTAAATCCAAACGAGGGTGATGTTTTTGTGTTTAATACTCACGGTATGAGTATGGAATTTGTTTATGTTGCACCGGGGACTTTTATGTTTGGTGCCTGTGCCTCAACAACTCCTGCTACGGCGGGTACCAGCCGTACAATAAGTACCGGGTTCTGGATAGGTAGGTATCCCGTAACGCAAGCGCAATATTTAGCCGTAATGGGTTCTTTTCCGGTAGCGCAGTTATTTCCCGATCGTCCAAGTGATCCTGTAACGAATGTTTCTTGGAACGACATAACAGCAGCAAACGGCTTTTTAGCACGGATCGGAGCAAGATTACCGACAAGTGAAGAATGGGAATTTGCTGCTCGTGGTGGAAATCGGCGCGGTGGCAATAATGGCAGTGTTGATTTTATTTGGGCAGGTAGTGATGATGTCAATGCCGTTGCTTGGTATTGGAATCATCCGAATCGTCCTGGTGGCACAAACAATACTCAACCGGTCGGAGGTTTGGCGGCAAATGAATTAGGTATTCACGATATGAGCGGTAATGTGTGGGAATGGACGAACACTGCATTGGGCTCTAATCGCGTGATACGCGGCGGCTGTTGGAGCACTGGCGCGGGGAACTCGCGGGTTGTTTTTGGGGGCAGCAACAACTCCCCAGACGACCGGTGGTTCAGCCGCGGTTTCCGGGTGGCTATCTCCCCGCAATTACTTGCAATGGCGGTATCGGCGCAAACAGCCGAAAATTTTGGCGGCGGTGCGGTAGGTGTAAATTTCGGCACGATTGAGAACGGTTATTCGACGGGTAGTATTTGGGTAAATAGTTTATCCGCTCAATCTACTATCGGCGGTCTTGTCGGACAAAACCAAGGCACCATCACCCACTCGTTCTTCGACAGCCAACGAAGCGGTCGCTCCGACAATGACGGCAGAGGTATTCCACGCACCACCGCACAAATGCGCCAACGAACGACATTTGCGCATTGGGACATAGAAAACATCTGGGGAATGGATGCGCTTATGTATGACGGCGCCCCGTTTTTACGGACATTTTATCCTCTCTCCCGCGCTAAATTCACCATTGACGGACAACGAACAGCAGTAAGCCCTGCACCTGCAAATCTTATATCTTCGGCAATGCCTTACACAGGAATAAATCTCCACACCGGAAGCCCAATTCAGCCGAATGTGCAAATTGAATACAACGGAGAACCGCTCACTCTCGGCACAGATTTTGAACTTGAATTCAACGACAATACCGCCATAAGCAACAATACAAATCCTGCGAGAATGCGAATTATCGGTATGGGAGATTTTGCGGGAACAACGCTTGGGTATAACTTTTTCATTACCGACCCTCGCGACATCCGCGCCACCACCGTCTCCTCAATCCCCGACCAAATCCATCGAGGAACACAGCAAATCCGCCCGCAAGTAGTAGTTAGAGATTTCAATAATCAGCTTATTCTTCAAGAAGACACCGACTATTTTCTTGATTTCGGCGCCAATAACACCATCGGCAATAACGCTGGTAGCGTTAGAATAATCGGCGACGGGATTTATCAAGGGGAAGAGCGGACTGTTCGGTTTAACATCGTCGAAGCGAGACCTATAAATACCACAAACACCAC
Coding sequences within:
- a CDS encoding SUMF1/EgtB/PvdO family nonheme iron enzyme, with the translated sequence MKLTALLKSLALTALFTVSAFAQITVANWNAEAISIATAADLRELATRVNGGNNFSGRTITLANNIDLDGTPEWVPIGNTEARAFMGTFDGNGRTVSGVKINNTSTDGNLGFFGVVGNSGVVRNLSLNVNINGNNLVGAIAAINRGTIEEVRASGRVVAPIVGGLVAENRGIIRNFYSTTLVVPATAEDNLPAIFRFPLNPNEGDVFVFNTHGMSMEFVYVAPGTFMFGACASTTPATAGTSRTISTGFWIGRYPVTQAQYLAVMGSFPVAQLFPDRPSDPVTNVSWNDITAANGFLARIGARLPTSEEWEFAARGGNRRGGNNGSVDFIWAGSDDVNAVAWYWNHPNRPGGTNNTQPVGGLAANELGIHDMSGNVWEWTNTALGSNRVIRGGCWSTGAGNSRVVFGGSNNSPDDRWFSRGFRVAISPQLLAMAVSAQTAENFGGGAVGVNFGTIENGYSTGSIWVNSLSAQSTIGGLVGQNQGTITHSFFDSQRSGRSDNDGRGIPRTTAQMRQRTTFAHWDIENIWGMDALMYDGAPFLRTFYPLSRAKFTIDGQRTAVSPAPANLISSAMPYTGINLHTGSPIQPNVQIEYNGEPLTLGTDFELEFNDNTAISNNTNPARMRIIGMGDFAGTTLGYNFFITDPRDIRATTVSSIPDQIHRGTQQIRPQVVVRDFNNQLILQEDTDYFLDFGANNTIGNNAGSVRIIGDGIYQGEERTVRFNIVEARPINTTNTT